A genomic stretch from Aedes albopictus strain Foshan chromosome 2, AalbF5, whole genome shotgun sequence includes:
- the LOC115254013 gene encoding NADH dehydrogenase [ubiquinone] 1 alpha subcomplex subunit 13 — translation MSSSPAKLQDMPPKGGYQNIPFARVPAKKYFKGWQLIAAYAGFTTAGLSMYYLNCKEVHRNEIEMRSARNVIYALLLAERDREYLKQLRRNRDEEADLMKNVKGWEVGTWYGEPVFKTLPKDKFVEPSFHEFYVHSKYGDMAKRKNVKMMS, via the exons ATGAGTTCTTCTCCGGCTAAGCTGCAGGATATGCCACCCAAGGGTGGCTATCAGAACATTCCCTTTGCCAGGGTTCCAGCGAAGAAGTATTTCAAAG GGTGGCAGTTGATTGCTGCCTACGCGGGGTTCACCACCGCCGGTTTGAGCATGTACTACCTGAACTGCAAGGAAGTCCACCGGAACGAGATCGAGATGCGCTCGGCACGAAACGTAATCTACGCGCTGCTGCTGGCCGAGCGGGACCGCGAATATCTGAAGCAGCTTCGGCGCAACCGTGACGAGGAAGCCGATCTGATGAAGAACGTCAAGGGCTGGGAAGTGGGCACCTGGTACGGGGAACCTGTTTTCAAGACCCTGCCCAAGGACAAGTTTGTGGAGCCGTCGTTCCATGAGTTCTACGTCCACTCCAAATACGGCGACATGGCCAAGCGCAAGAACGTCAAGATGATGAGCTAG
- the LOC115258911 gene encoding zinc finger protein with KRAB and SCAN domains 7-like, producing MESIFVNHPQQQQAQLDEDPDVLAEDNTRPSLPEDFPNFRDFQIEKMVLYFRVVTDGSEQRLRLGFKCKLCGEVFNKTMQLLGHIRNHFEDNHICKDCGKYFFDTNKLLIHKRAKHTQPLKCQLGCLSYTTSNIKCLQTHYLRHHCIKIRPKDMKKMEDVVSPQQYRLTTMGTSESKTKTQREALADQQRSLSHAVQRSQQSKPPETEDDEVDDAEDQDVDQDEDEEFDEPEDYGQTVECCVCDVYIPTEEDLKVHEQTHSSPYTCKICFTVYDQLADARSHYDAHEKTQVMQNPVQLQTVTYTPAVSIQHQPQQASVPIVTTSCQQQQQAPNMTTMLIMHNGTPMLVPVQTFDSSQLVQAYPTHTIPTQLSAQPTVATGATTITPITTAWPINHLLPVNNQIEIIPIHPAQTVGGGAHPATTLNPIPIQNCVPQAAGAASGGIVITPVTTIDQHHYLRQQQALQAQLQLQQQQQLQLRQQPQQQQYHQSPTQ from the exons ATGGAATCAATATTCGTGAACCACCCACAACAGCAGCAGGCGCAGCTGGACGAGGATCCGGATGTTTTGGCCGAGGACAACACCAGACCCTCGCTGCCGGAAGATTTTCCAAACTTTCGAGATTTCCAAATCGAGAAAATGGTGCTCTACTTTCGGGTGGTAACCGACGGGTCGGAACAGCGGCTTCGGCTCGGGTTCAAGTGCAAGCTGTGCGGGGAGGTGTTCAACAAGACCATGCAACTGCTCGGGCACATTCGGAACCACTTCGAGGATAATCACATATGCAAGGATTGTGGGAAGTACTTCTTCGATACGAACAAGCTTCTGATTCATAAGAG GGCAAAACATACCCAACCACTGAAATGCCAACTGGGATGCTTGAGCTACACCACATCCAACATCAAATGTCTACAGACGCACTACCTGCGACATCACTGTATAAAAATACGTCCTAAGGATATGAAAAAGATGGAAGACGTTGTCAGTCCACAACAATATCGACTGACCACAATGGGCACCAGCGAAAGTAAAACAAAAACGCAGCGGGAGGCCTTGGCAGATCAGCAGCGATCGCTTTCCCATGCGGTACAGCGATCACAGCAATCGAAACCACCGGAGACCGAAGACGATGAGGTGGACGATGCGGAAGATCAGGATGTGGATCAGGACGAGGACGAGGAATTCGACGAACCGGAGGATTACGGGCAAACGGTGGAATGCTGCGTCTGTGATGTGTACATTCCAACCGAAGAGGACCTAAAAGTTCACGAGCAGACCCACAGTAGTCCGTACACCTGTAAGATTTGTTTCACGGTCTACGATCAACTGGCCGACGCTCGAAGTCACTACGATGCGCATGAGAAAACGCAAGTCATGCAGAATCCAGTACAACTGCAAACGGTTACTTATACACCGGCAGTAAGCATCCAGCATCAACCGCAGCAGGCTTCCGTTCCCATAGTAACCACTTCCTGCCAACAGCAACAGCAGGCTCCTAATATGACAACCATGCTGATCATGCACAACGGAACACCCATGTTGGTACCGGTTCAGACGTTCGACAGCAGTCAGCTGGTTCAGGCCTACCCAACGCACACAATTCCGACGCAGCTTAGCGCCCAACCCACGGTGGCAACAGGAGCGACCACAATCACTCCCATAACGACCGCCTGGCCCATCAACCACCTACTTCCGGTAAACAATCAAATCGAAATCATTCCAATACATCCGGCACAGACCGTGGGGGGAGGAGCACATCCAGCGACAACCCTCAATCCGATCCCCATCCAGAACTGTGTTCCGCAGGCCGCGGGAGCGGCTAGCGGAGGGATCGTCATCACCCCGGTAACGACGATCGATCAACATCACTACTTGAGGCAACAGCAGGCCTTGCAGGCGCAACTACAgttgcaacaacaacaacagctgcAGTTGCGTCAACAGCCACAACAACAGCAGTATCATCAGTCTCCAACGCAGTAG